In a single window of the Acyrthosiphon pisum isolate AL4f chromosome X, pea_aphid_22Mar2018_4r6ur, whole genome shotgun sequence genome:
- the LOC100167645 gene encoding plectin, with amino-acid sequence MVYSSDFYTSRRPAYYKPASSYSVTPLYSSDGYDLPPTYYKAHQVYQTSTTPTPFILTPSISTGKPSSKVLPYNGYPYTHHHYVPLHRRSAATIHGVLDRIEHRPRSHPSYDATDEYLNSRSSTNFDDVTRDIRAQTAGLLKQIYTPTIRPKISSVSNGYSELPIAQRIESDAYIEKILSDSDSYRRDNSIGKGHLACVSYAGGKAYPRRRPHLSKEVDDNITMLSYYNKTREAVAASSAHPTVKVNNTENSKNHPKKKLEDDTKNNFNKIESTQTISNKNLAAEKEATRLASEKEAAEKKAAQLHAEEEAAEKEATRLAAKEAAEQEATRILAEEKAAKKEAARLAAEKEAARLAAEEEAARLAAEEKAARLAAEEETARLAAEEEAARLAAEEEAARLAAEEEAARLAAEEEAARLAAEEEAARLAAEEEAARLAAEEEATRLAAEDEAARRSAAEEDAAQSALDKKVEETEQVVNEITTKEEIDQSEQQIELSEKTRDISSESQETNAAAIAKSSTTTTSTEIINEDEGGVKTTAVFQRTIKKTTTITSSTSVVSENDGDISSKVEIQEIVEENGDIGEDEHDTEHLDVAQAEGQESSEEEDESEEEEEEEEE; translated from the exons GCGCATCAAGTTTATCAGACGAGTACTACGCCTACTCCATTTATCTTAACACCATCGATATCAACTGGGAAACCATCTTCAAAAGTTTTACCTTACAATGGTTATCCTTATACTCACCATCATTACGTACCATTACACAGAAGATCCGCAGCTACAATTCATGGTGTTTTAGATAGGATAGAACATCGTCCACGATCTCATCCATCGTACGATGCAACTGATGAGTATCTAAACTCTAGGAGTTCTACA AACTTTGATGATGTTACAAGAGATATCCGAGCTCAAACCGCTGGATTGCTTAAACAAATATACACTCCTACAATCAGACCCAAAATATCTTCGGTGTCTAATGGATATAGTGAATTACCTATAGCACAACGTATAGAATCTGATGCTTATATTGAAAAGATCCTTTCTGACTCTGATTCATATCGCCGCGACAACAgcattg gtaaaGGACATTTAGCTTGTGTGTCATATGCTGGTGGCAAGGCATATCCAAGGAGAAGGCCACATTTGTCAAAAGAAGTTGACGACAATATCACTATGTTGTCTTATTACAACAAAACTAGAGAAGCTGTGGCGGCATCTTCAGCACATCCAACggttaaagtaaataatacagaaaattcgaaaaatcatccaaaaaaaaagttagaagatgatactaaaaataattttaataagattGAGTCCACGCAAACAATTTCTAACAAGAATTTAGCAGCTGAAAAGGAAGCAACTCGATTAGCTTCAGAAAAAGAAGCAGCAGAAAAGAAAGCAGCTCAGTTACATGCTGAAGAGGAAGCTGCTGAAAAAGAAGCTACTAGATTAGCAGCAAAAGAAGCAGCTGAACAGGAAGCCACTCGAATACTAGCTGAAGAGAAAGCAGCTAAAAAGGAAGCAGCTCGACTGGCAGCTGAAAAAGAAGCCGCTCGGCTAGCGGCTGAAGAAGAAGCCGCTCGGCTAGCAGCTGAAGAAAAAGCAGCTAGACTAGCAGCTGAAGAAGAAACAGCTAGGCTAGCAGCTGAAGAAGAAGCAGCTCGACTAGCAGCTGAAGAAGAAGCAGCTCGACTAGCAGCTGAAGAAGAAGCAGCTCGACTAGCAGCTGAAGAAGAAGCAGCTCGACTAGCAGCTGAAGAAGAAGCAGCTCGCTTAGCAGCTGAAGAAGAAGCAGCTCGACTAGCAGCTGAAGAAGAAGCAACTCGACTAGCAGCGGAAGATGAAGCAGCTAGAAGATCTGCCGCTGAAGAAGACGCAGCGCAATCAGCATTAGATAAGAAAGTTGAAGAAACTGAACAAGTAGTCAATGAAATTACAACAAAAGAAGAAATCGATCAATCCGAACAACAAATAGAATTGTCTGAGAAAACTAGAGATATAAGCTCAGAATCCCAAGAAACTAATGCTGCTGCGATTGCAAAATCTTCAACTACTACCACCTCCACGGAAATAATTAACGAAGATGAAGGTGGGGTTAAAACTACAGCAGTATTTCAACGAACAATCAAAAAGACAACTACCATAACAAGTAGTACCTCTGTTGTATCTGAAAACGATGGAGATATTAGTTCAAAGGTTGAAATACAAGAAATAGTTGAAGAAAACGGTGATATTGGCGAAGACGAACATGACACCGAGCATCTAGATGTTGCTCAAGCAGAAGGACAAGAATCGTCTGAAGAGGAAGATGAATCAGAAGAGGAAGAAGAGGAAGAAGaagaataa